The DNA window TAGATGGTGGTGGTGGCGCCGCCGGCGGCCAGAATCGCCATATCCACGATCACCCACTCCGGCCGGGTCATGCACAGAATGGCGCAACGCTCGCTCTTTTCGAGCCCGAGGCTGCGCAGGCCGCAAGCCGCCTGGCGGGCCTGTTCGCCGACCTCCCGCCATTGCATCGAGTACCACTCACCATTGCGGCGCCCGAACATGGCATCGGCATCGGGGGACGCGGTGATCCGGTGATGGAACATCTCGACGACGGACGTGAAGGAACGGTCACTCATACGGGCCTCCTCGGTTCAACGATCAGATCGTCCGATTGTCTTCTGAGACAGCCACTTATGCAAGTCTCCGACGGCGGCGAGAGGCCCTGTTGACGGCTCTTCGAGGTCGCGACTGGCCGGCGAAGGGCGAAGTCCGCGCCCACGCCGGCGAAGAACCCTCCGATTAGCCTCCCGGGACTCTCGGCTGGCGCCGCCGATCAACGCTGCTACCATCCCCGCCGTGGCGAGCAAGGGCAAGGGCTACCGCACCGAGGAACACGAAGGGTTCACCATCCTGGTGGGCAAGGGGGCGCGCGACAACGACCACCTCACCTTCGCCATCGCGGAGCCCAAAGACTTCTGGCTTCACATCGCCGGCGGCACCCCCGGCAGCCACGTGGTGGTGAAGAATCCGGACGACCTGCCGGAGCTGCCGCGGCCGGTGGAACGCCGCGCCGCGGCCCTGGCGGCGTACCATTCGAAGGCCCGCAACGCCCGGGGCAAGGTGGAAGTCCACCTCTGCCGCGTCGCCGATGTCCACAAACCGCGCGGCTTCGCCGCCGGCAAAGTGGCGCTGCGGCGCTGGAACAGCCTGCGCGTTTACCCCGAGTCTTGAGGCTGGCGCGGCCCAGCTCCGCCGTCAGCGCCCTCTGAACCGATGAGACCCCGACATGCTCTATGAACGACTGGCTCCCGAGATGCAGCAGATGGTGGACACCTGGGCCAAACGCCTCGGCGGAGTCTCCTGGCAACGCCGCGGCGAGCTCCTGGCACAAGCGGCGGCACCCTTTGGCGAAGTGCTCGAGGGGGATCAGGCGACCACCGCCTCGCGCGGCTTCCTGACCGCCGTCCTCGAACGCATGGCGCCGCAACAGGTCGACGACCCCTATCTCGCCGCCCTCCTCCACCTGTCCCTGCGCCAAGACCACCGCGACCTCGCCGCCGCCTATCTCGAAGATCACCCCGAGATGTCGCAGCTCTTCGAGCAAGAGCTCTCGGAAATCGATTTCTAGAGATTCAGGGCGGCTCGAGGCGCCCCTCGGGCACGCTGTGACTAGGCCTCAGAGCTGAAAGTGGCTGCGTGCACAGCCTTCAGGTCTGCAACACGCCGGTCTTGAACTCGGCGAGGTCCGGGTTTTCGGCCACCGCCGCCAGGGTACGGCCGAGCACCCGGCGGGTGGCGGCGGGGTCGATGATCGCGTCGACCCAGAGGCGGGCCGCCGCATAGCGCGGATCGAGGGCTTCGTCGTAGCGCTTCTGGATGCGCGCCAAGAGAGCCTGCTTCTCTTCCTCGGAGACATCGGCGCCACGATTCTTGAGCTGAATCGAGAGCAGGGTGTTGGAGGCCTGCGCCCCTCCCATCACGGCGATCGAGGCCGAAGGCCAGGCATAGAGGAAACGAGCGCCATAGGCCTTGCCGCACATGGCGTAGTTGCCGGCACCGTAGGAGTTGCCCACGAACAGGGTGATCTTGGGGACCGTCGAGTTGGCCACCGCATTCACCATCTTGGCGCCGTCTTTGATGATGCCGCCGCGCTCGGCGCGACTGCCCACCATGAATCCGGTGACGTCCTGCAGAAAGAGCAGCGGAATCTTCTTCTGGTTGCACAGTTGGACGAAGCGGGCGCCCTTGTCGGCGGATTCGGAGTAGACCACGCCACCGATCTGAAGCTCCTTGTCGCCGGCTTCGAGACCGGTCCGACGGTCGACGATGGAGCGCTGGTTGGCGACGATGCCCACGACTTGCCCTTCGATCCAACCGACGCCGCAGATCAGGGTCTTGCCGTAGGTGGCCTTGAACTCGTCGAGCTCGGACCCGTCGAGGAGCCGGGCGAGCAGCTCCCGCATGTCGTAGGGACGGGAGCGATCGACCGGCAGAACGGCCGCGATCTCTTCGCTCGCCTGCAGCGGCTCGAGGACCGGCCGACGAGCAAAGGGCGAAGCGCCGGATGGGGCGAGCTGCTCGATCTGCCGGCGAATCGCCGCCAGGCACTCGCCATCGCTGCCGTGGCGGTGGTCGACGACGCCGGAGACGTCGACCTGCACCTCGGCCCCGCCGAGGGACTGGTTGTCGATCTCCTCCCCGATCGCCGCCTTCACCAGGTGGGATCCGGCGAGGAAGATCGAACCGGTGCCCTCGACGATGTGGGATTCGTCGCTCATGATCGGCAAGTAGGCGCCGCCGGCAACGCACGAGCCCATGATGGCGGCGACCTGAAAGACCCCCTCGGCCGACAGCCGGGCATTGTTGAAGAAGGCCCGACCGAAGTGCTCCTTGTCCGGGAAGATCTCGTCCTGGAGCGGCAGAAAGACTCCCGCCGAATCAACCAAGTAGACGATCGGGAGGCGATTCTCGAGGGCGATCTCCTGGGCCCTCAGCACCTTCTTGCAAGTCAGCGGAAACCAGGCGCCGGCCTTGACGGTGGCGTCGTTGGCCACCACCACGACGTCGCGCCCGTGCACCGTGCCGAGCCCGATCACGACCCCGGCGGCGGGGGCGCCGCCATACTCCTCATAAAAACCGTGAGCCACCCACAGGCCGAGCTCGAGAAACTCCGTGCCGTCGTCGCACAGGGCGACGATGCGCTCGCGGGCGGTCAGCTTGCCCCGTGCGCGCTGCTTGTCCTGCGCCTTGGCGCCACCGCCGAGACGCAGACTCTCCTCCTCGCCCTGCAGCCGCTCCGCCTCCCGGCGCCAGTGATCCAGTCGCTCCGTGAAGCGCTCGTCCCGCTGCAAAGTACTGTCGAGAATCGCCAATTCACTCCCCTTGTCTCTCGCTCGCTCGGCACCGCCGGCCGGGAATCCGGCCGCGGCCTTCGTCGCCCACGGTTGTTCTCGCCGCAACTTATCAAGGCGAGAACCCAACCGGGGAGTCCGGCGGCCTTACAGGGTCATCGAGGGGGAGTCCGTTCCGGCATCCGGCGCCGGATTACCGCGGGCTCCGAGGCCAAGCTCAGTCGCGGGGAGACTCCGGCAGATGAATGGGAGTCGACGTCCAGAACGCTCCACCGGAGCCACCATCGAAGCGCTCGTCGGCGAAGAGGAAGAGCAGAGAGAGGTCGTCGGTCGCGGCAATGCCTTCGATGACGAGCTCCTCGACACCGGAGGGATCCGCCGCCCCCAGACGAAGACGACCGAGCAGGTCGTCGGATCCCTGCAGATCGTGGAACCGTTCGCCGACCCGTAGCTGGAGCCCGGTCGGCCGGAGCCCCTCGGGAAGAGGTGGAGTCGCCGCCAGGTTCAGCACCAAGCGGTGGTCCGCTCCGCTCACCGGGGGCGGTCGGTCACCGGTGCAAGGAACACAGGCGTTGGTTTCCGGCGTCCCCGTGTAGAGGTCGTCGACGAGCTGAACCAGAGAGACCGCGCTGCTCGGTGAGCAATCGCTGCAGGCGCCGAGAGAGGCCCGGGCGAGACCGAGGTTGCGCCAGCAAGGGTGATCGTGATCGCTCGAGGCGGCGAGTACGGCATCGACAAAGGGCGACTCGGAGCCCACGATCGGCGCGCCGTCGCGAGCCAGCAGGAAGCGCTCCGCGTCGCCGTCGCCACGGATCGGATGCCATAGGCCGGCACCGGGGTCCTCGAACGGCAGGTTCAGGGCTCCACGGCGATGGGCCAGCGCCAGCCAACCGGTTGCCATCGCCGTGGCGTAGGAGGACCCGGGCGGCGCGAGCCACGCGCTCTGGTCGACCACACCATGGTCGGAATAACAAAGCCCCGAGGAGGGAAAAAGCGCCTCGAGCTTGCCGGGTGGCTGGTGCCAGGGCGCCGGCGGGGTCTCCCAGCTCGACTGGACCACCGATTGACGAGCGAGGAACTGCGGCAGGGCCAGGGAGCCCACCGCGAGTACGGTCTCGCTGGCCGCCGGAAAGAGCAGCTCGCGATGATTGCCGGCGCTCGCCAACAAGGTCACCCCGTGATCCGAGAGGCGCTCGAGAGCGGCGCTGATCTCGTCTCCCAACCCCGACTTCGAGGTCGCCAGCCGTCCGAAGCTCATGTTGACCGCCAAGGGCGGTCCCGAGCTTTGCGAGACCTCGAGCACCTGGCACAGGCGGGCCAAGACCCCGAGATCGTTCGCTCCCGTCGTCGGTAAGCCATGGATGCCGGCTTCGAGGTCGAAAAGCACCACGCCCACCTCAGACTCGGCCACCGAATCCATCAGGGAGGCGAGGGACCAGCCGTGCCAGTGATTCCAGTCGACGAGGGCGATCCACTCGCAGTCGCAAGCGGCGGCCGAGTCGCAAAGGCAAGAACCTTGGTCACAGGGCAGCGGCGAATCCGATCGCGGAGCCATGGCCGGCGACGGGTAGGCCCTGGGAACTTCCGAATGGATCGGCCCGGTTCGACACCCCGGCACCGGTCCCGGCGACAACCGCTCGGCCGCCGTCGCAACCTGGTAGATGATGGTCGCGCCATCGCTCTCCTGCCCGCACCGGATCTCGCCACCGGCGAACGGCTGTGGACACGCCAGACGCCGCCATTCGACGGCGGTCGACTCGCCTCGAGCCACGCTCCCTACGAGCACCATCACCCCGAATCCAAACCAACACCAGATTCTCGTCGTCATGCTGAAAATCCCCCCGGAGAAGAGCACTGCAGATCAACCGATCTCGGCGGCGATCAAGCCATCATCGCTAGTCCTTCGCGCCCCCTCGGCCAGCGGGCCGAAGGGGCATCTCGGATCGAAGTCTCTGAGGACGGACTAGGAATCGAAAGCGCTGATGCAGGGGGTGTACATGGCGCTGTCCACAATGCAGGTGGCGGGACCGCGCGCAACCTCCTGGCTGTTGAAGTAGGTCACGCACTGAGCGCAAGTCCGATTCGGTCCACAGCTGATGCTCGGCGGTGGCCCGACATAGCGATTCCAGATGGCGCCATGCTCGGGGTTCTGGGGGCCCGCCGCGAGCTGCAACGAGCCGCAGAGAAGGGCGACGACGGCGATGCAACCCAAGGCGACTCTCCAGCGTTTCGGTGGTGATTGGAGTTTCATGCTCGGTCTCCTTGACGAAATGGACAGGATCAACTGACGTTCCTGTCCCTTAGGGAGTCACCACTCGGCAGGATTGCCCCAAGAAATCGTCGAAGGCCGAATTCTCTCGGCCAACGGTGGTCAGAAGGACCGCTCTCCCGGGGACCGACGAGCGCCTCGGGCTCTGGCGGCGCTAGCAGGTTGCTGAAAAACTCATCGGCAACCTGCTTCCGGGCCCGAGAGGGCCCGGCGGCGAAGCCGTGAGACGGGGTGAGCCCGAAAAATCGCACTTTTTCGGGCGAGGGGGCGCTTAGCCCCCTGAAACAAACAGCTAGCAGCGCTGGAAAAGTCGCAAGCGGACTTTTTCAGCAGCCTGCTAACAGGCGCACCGTCTGCGGATAGACCTTGCGGCGCGAGCCCTCGGCAAGGCGATCGCGACCGGTCTCCCCTGGCTCCAGCTCGAGCAGAACCGGCAGGTCACCGGGCCGGGCAACCACCACGAACAATAAGTAGTCACCCGGCCCTTCGGTCAGGATCTCGGAGGCCCGCAGGCGCAGGACCGCGGCCCCTTGGGAGGCCTCGAGCTGTCGGGCATCGACCCGCTGGAAGCGGCGCAAGGCATCACCGTCTCTGCCGTAGAGGCCGAACTCGACATCCGCCGACGCCTCCTCGCGCGGCGCGATCTCGAATCTCAGCGCGGTCTCCGGCCGCGCCTCCAGCGAACCCGGGGGAACCGTCTCGCCGCGTGCGGTGGCCAAGCCAAAGGCCAAAACCTCGTAGTCCGAGGACATCGGCCGGGGAAGCTGCCGACTGATCACCCCGAACCAAAGGCCCAGCAAGAGAATGCCGACGACGCTGGCGGCCAGCGCCCAGCGCTGCCGGCGAATCCTGGTAAGCGGGGCGTTCGGCTTCTCTCCCCCGCTGCCGGCCGCCAGGGCCCGGGATTCATCGAGCGCTTCGAGGTCGGCGAGCTCGATCAGCCGACGGCGTGCCCCGGGGTTGCGGGACAGTTGCTTCTCGACCGCCTGCGCCTCGGCGTCCGAAAGGCGGCCAGCTCGGTAGGCTCGCAGCGTCTCGTCCCGGGGCATCTCGCCGGTCGAGTCCTCGAGCGAGGCGACCTGGCGCAACAGCTTGTCGAGTTTCGATGGGCTCATGTCTCGCAAATCCGATCGTCGGCCTTCTCCGGCCCTGGACCTTGGTTCATCATCGAGCTATCCGGCTCCCGACGCCGAAGGCTCGACCGCCCCGGAGATCAACATCAGACCACTCCATTCGGCGGCCGAAAAGCGGCGCCGGACTTCGGCAAGGCCTTTCCCGAAGGCTACCGGGACTGGCTGGCCGGCGGCGATCTCTCGGTAGAAGGCACGGTTGAACTCACCCGCCAGACGATCGCCCAGCTCGCCCCGGCTGGCAACCACCCAGGGCACTCCGAGCTGAGCGAGCAGGCCGCCGAGTCCGAAGCGACCACTGTCCGGAGAGACCGGCCAGCGACCGGTGTGACAACCACTGAGGTTCACCAAACGCGTCCCACCGGACCAGACAGGGCCTACCGCCAGGGTGACCTCATCGTCGGCCAGGAGGAGAGCCGAGATCTCCGGGAAACCGGGCTGGTACCGACCGTGACTATCGACATGGATCAACTCCCGGGCAACCTTCAGGCCCTCCCGAGCCCGGCTCCCCGTGACCTGGGCTCCTGAAAGAATCTCGGCACGCGGGAAGAGTCGGCGGTAGAGCGGCAGAAGCTCGACCGCTGCGGCCAGATCGCCGCCCGGATCGACCAGGAAAAGGGGCGGTGCCAGGTGGGCGAAGCGGCGGCGGGGCCGATCGGCCCCGGCTGGCACCACCACCGGCGTCGTCACCTCACCGAGCCAGCGAGCTTCTCCGGCGCCCCACTCCTCGGACAGCGGCAGAGCGCCCAACGGCACCCGCTGCAGCAGACCATGCAGAGCATAGCGAGTGACCGGGTCGGGCGGGCCTTCCGGCGCGAAGGCCTGAGCGATCGGCTCGAGGGTGCGACGCCAGGCTTCTTCGGACCGGCCCACCGCGGGCTGCGCGAGACGATCGAGAGCCCGCTGCAGGGCTTGTCTGCGAAGCGAGGTTCGACGGGCTAGCGAGTACTCGCCACTCCCCTGGCGGCGCAACAGCAGCACTTCGTCCTCGAGGGCGACGGCGCGATAGGCCGCCCCCTGAAGGTCCGCCACGCTTCCAGGGTCCTCACAGGCCGGCCATCGCCGCCAGAGCTGCCGGAGCTCGTCGACCAACGACCGCCGAGTGCGCCGGATCTCATCGCTCCGGGCTCGCGAAGCCGGCACCTCGAGGGCGGCCAGCTCGGCGAGCAGCCGTTCCGCCTGGCGATCGAGGCGGGACCAACGGGAGCGGCTCTGGTCATCGGCGGCACGCTCGCGGCAGCGTTGTCGAGCCCATCCGAGGGTCGACATACGATCGAGGCGCGCGAGCCTCTGCCATCCGACGTCCGGACGGTCGAGCTCCACCGCCACCCGCGCCGCGCGAGCGAAATCCTCGGACTGCGGTCCGAAGCCGACCGGCAGACCACCTCCTCGCCGCTGCCAAGTCGTCACCTCGTGTAGTCCCAGAGCTCGCTCGAAGAGCTCATCGGCCCCCCGGAGGTCTCCCAGGGCACGACGCGCTCTGGCACCGCAGCTCGCCGCCCAGGCGGCGAGGCGCAGATCCGACCCCGGCTCCAGCTCGGCGCAAGCTTGGCGGGCGGCTTCGAACCGGCTGTTGCCGAAGGCCGCTAAGCCCGCAACGAGCTCGATCCAAGCCCGCCGCCGCCGATGCATCTCGCCCTCATCGACCATCTCCCCGAGAAGTGCTCGGGCGCGCTCGAGCTCGGCTCCTGGATCGAGCCCGCGACGCACTCGCAGCAGGGCCAGGTTGAGCATCTGATTGACGCGCTCCAGCGGCGCATGGCCCGGAAGGCGTTCCAGGGCTTGACGCACCACCGACTCCGCCGCCGCCAGCTCATCGTCCGAGATGCGTTGCTGAAACTGCATCAGCCAGGCCAGTTGGCCATAGGCCGAAGGCAACAGAGCATCGTCACAAGGAGCGAAGCGACAGTCGTCGAGGGCAGCTCGCAAGCGGTCGATCGCTTCGTCCACGGCCCCCTGCCGCGCCAACAGCTCGGCCTGCGACACGGTGATCATGAAGCGCTTCCGGTAGGCCACCCTCGTGGCACTCCGCTCAGCCCGGCTCAGCAGCCCCCAAGCCGCTGCAGGATTGCCGAACACCAGCTCGAGAAGCGCCTGTTCCCGCAGCGCCTCGGCGGCAATACCACTCGCTTCCGACTGCTCAAGCCAGGCCGGTAGGGCGCGCAAACGGCGCCGCGCCTCGACCTGCGATTCGCGACTCCCGGCCTCTCGCAGGAAATGAACCGCCACCAGATCGAGCTGAACCGCGGCGAGGGGGAAGCTCTGCCGGTTCTGCCGATTCAGGGCATCCCAACGCTCCAGAAAGCGGTCGAGCCCGATCGCGGACGCCGACCGCAACAGAGCCGCACGGTCCCGGCGAAA is part of the Acidobacteriota bacterium genome and encodes:
- a CDS encoding NFACT RNA binding domain-containing protein — encoded protein: MASKGKGYRTEEHEGFTILVGKGARDNDHLTFAIAEPKDFWLHIAGGTPGSHVVVKNPDDLPELPRPVERRAAALAAYHSKARNARGKVEVHLCRVADVHKPRGFAAGKVALRRWNSLRVYPES
- a CDS encoding carboxyl transferase domain-containing protein, which gives rise to MDHWRREAERLQGEEESLRLGGGAKAQDKQRARGKLTARERIVALCDDGTEFLELGLWVAHGFYEEYGGAPAAGVVIGLGTVHGRDVVVVANDATVKAGAWFPLTCKKVLRAQEIALENRLPIVYLVDSAGVFLPLQDEIFPDKEHFGRAFFNNARLSAEGVFQVAAIMGSCVAGGAYLPIMSDESHIVEGTGSIFLAGSHLVKAAIGEEIDNQSLGGAEVQVDVSGVVDHRHGSDGECLAAIRRQIEQLAPSGASPFARRPVLEPLQASEEIAAVLPVDRSRPYDMRELLARLLDGSELDEFKATYGKTLICGVGWIEGQVVGIVANQRSIVDRRTGLEAGDKELQIGGVVYSESADKGARFVQLCNQKKIPLLFLQDVTGFMVGSRAERGGIIKDGAKMVNAVANSTVPKITLFVGNSYGAGNYAMCGKAYGARFLYAWPSASIAVMGGAQASNTLLSIQLKNRGADVSEEEKQALLARIQKRYDEALDPRYAAARLWVDAIIDPAATRRVLGRTLAAVAENPDLAEFKTGVLQT
- a CDS encoding S8/S53 family peptidase; translation: MTTRIWCWFGFGVMVLVGSVARGESTAVEWRRLACPQPFAGGEIRCGQESDGATIIYQVATAAERLSPGPVPGCRTGPIHSEVPRAYPSPAMAPRSDSPLPCDQGSCLCDSAAACDCEWIALVDWNHWHGWSLASLMDSVAESEVGVVLFDLEAGIHGLPTTGANDLGVLARLCQVLEVSQSSGPPLAVNMSFGRLATSKSGLGDEISAALERLSDHGVTLLASAGNHRELLFPAASETVLAVGSLALPQFLARQSVVQSSWETPPAPWHQPPGKLEALFPSSGLCYSDHGVVDQSAWLAPPGSSYATAMATGWLALAHRRGALNLPFEDPGAGLWHPIRGDGDAERFLLARDGAPIVGSESPFVDAVLAASSDHDHPCWRNLGLARASLGACSDCSPSSAVSLVQLVDDLYTGTPETNACVPCTGDRPPPVSGADHRLVLNLAATPPLPEGLRPTGLQLRVGERFHDLQGSDDLLGRLRLGAADPSGVEELVIEGIAATDDLSLLFLFADERFDGGSGGAFWTSTPIHLPESPRD
- a CDS encoding CHAT domain-containing protein; translated protein: MLGICLVFLACQPAPDLDLPVVIRNHQEVVVLSNAELLPLFLLPESRPSLCLQPAATADTSRWEMRLSFAGMPLNQDFRPPVARMATVLCFEGQLPSVLLSGREGDLCGELIDRFDGSRYRTPCRRIGFRPALPYAEFRRDRAALLRSASAIGLDRFLERWDALNRQNRQSFPLAAVQLDLVAVHFLREAGSRESQVEARRRLRALPAWLEQSEASGIAAEALREQALLELVFGNPAAAWGLLSRAERSATRVAYRKRFMITVSQAELLARQGAVDEAIDRLRAALDDCRFAPCDDALLPSAYGQLAWLMQFQQRISDDELAAAESVVRQALERLPGHAPLERVNQMLNLALLRVRRGLDPGAELERARALLGEMVDEGEMHRRRRAWIELVAGLAAFGNSRFEAARQACAELEPGSDLRLAAWAASCGARARRALGDLRGADELFERALGLHEVTTWQRRGGGLPVGFGPQSEDFARAARVAVELDRPDVGWQRLARLDRMSTLGWARQRCRERAADDQSRSRWSRLDRQAERLLAELAALEVPASRARSDEIRRTRRSLVDELRQLWRRWPACEDPGSVADLQGAAYRAVALEDEVLLLRRQGSGEYSLARRTSLRRQALQRALDRLAQPAVGRSEEAWRRTLEPIAQAFAPEGPPDPVTRYALHGLLQRVPLGALPLSEEWGAGEARWLGEVTTPVVVPAGADRPRRRFAHLAPPLFLVDPGGDLAAAVELLPLYRRLFPRAEILSGAQVTGSRAREGLKVARELIHVDSHGRYQPGFPEISALLLADDEVTLAVGPVWSGGTRLVNLSGCHTGRWPVSPDSGRFGLGGLLAQLGVPWVVASRGELGDRLAGEFNRAFYREIAAGQPVPVAFGKGLAEVRRRFSAAEWSGLMLISGAVEPSASGAG